A window of Formosa sp. Hel1_31_208 contains these coding sequences:
- the lpxA gene encoding acyl-ACP--UDP-N-acetylglucosamine O-acyltransferase → MNQPLAYVHPGAKIAKNVVIEPFTTIYSNVTIGEGTWIGSNVTIMEGARIGKNCNIFPGSVISAVPQDLKFDDEDTLTIIGDNVTIRECVTINRGTTDRMKTIIGNNCLIMAYCHIAHDCVVGDNCIFSNNSTLAGHITVGDYVVLAGMTAVHQFCSIGNHAFVTGGSLVRKDVPPFVKAGREPLSYVGINSVGLRRRGFSTEKIREIQDIYRILYQKNFNNSQASDLIEAEMQATPERDEILQFIKNSHRGIMKGYFKSN, encoded by the coding sequence ATGAACCAACCATTAGCATACGTACATCCTGGAGCAAAAATAGCTAAGAATGTAGTCATAGAACCGTTTACAACAATTTATAGTAATGTCACTATTGGTGAAGGAACTTGGATTGGCAGTAATGTCACAATTATGGAAGGTGCTCGTATTGGAAAAAATTGTAATATTTTTCCAGGATCAGTTATTTCCGCAGTACCACAAGATCTTAAATTTGATGATGAAGATACACTTACAATAATTGGGGATAATGTTACTATAAGAGAGTGTGTTACGATAAATCGCGGAACCACTGATAGAATGAAAACAATAATTGGTAATAACTGTTTGATTATGGCCTATTGTCATATCGCTCACGATTGTGTGGTTGGTGATAATTGTATCTTTTCAAATAATAGCACTCTAGCAGGTCATATCACAGTTGGTGACTATGTGGTGTTAGCAGGAATGACTGCTGTGCATCAGTTTTGCTCTATCGGAAATCATGCGTTTGTGACCGGTGGGTCATTAGTGAGAAAAGATGTACCACCATTCGTAAAAGCAGGTCGTGAACCATTATCGTATGTTGGAATTAATTCTGTAGGTCTACGACGAAGAGGATTTTCAACAGAAAAAATCAGAGAAATACAGGATATTTACCGCATATTGTATCAAAAAAACTTTAATAATTCCCAGGCTTCAGACTTAATTGAAGCTGAAATGCAAGCAACACCCGAACGAGATGAGATCCTGCAGTTTATTAAAAACTCGCATCGAGGAATCATGAAAGGATATTTTAAATCAAATTAA
- a CDS encoding bifunctional UDP-3-O-[3-hydroxymyristoyl] N-acetylglucosamine deacetylase/3-hydroxyacyl-ACP dehydratase yields the protein MAIIKTDVKQKTIEKQVSLTGVGLHTGKDVTLTFCPAPVNSGFSFKRVDLEGSPVIEADANYVTNTQRGTCLEKNGVTIQTSEHVLAALVGLDIDNAIVELNASEPPIMDGSSKFFVEALEKAGITEQDEFREEYVVSDVISYSDEESGSELIVMPAKEYQITAMVDFGTKVLGTQNATLNRISDFKNDISDSRTFSFLHELEMLLEHGLIKGGDLNNAIVYVDKELSPETMEKLKIAFNKDSIAIKPNGILDNLTLHYPNEAARHKLLDVVGDLALIGTRIKGKVIANKPGHFINTQFAKKLSKIIKNERRNNVPQIDLNQTPLMDVNQIMDMLPHRQPFLLLDKVFELSESHVIGMKNVTMNEEFFKGHFPGAPVMPGVLIVEAMAQTGGILVLSTVPDPENYLTFFMKIDKVKFKQKVVPGDTLIFKCDLITPIRRGICHMQGYAYANGKLCAEAELMAQISKVK from the coding sequence ATGGCAATAATTAAAACAGACGTCAAACAAAAGACGATAGAAAAACAAGTCTCACTAACCGGTGTCGGTTTGCATACAGGAAAAGATGTAACACTTACCTTTTGTCCAGCACCAGTAAATAGTGGATTTTCATTTAAAAGAGTGGATCTCGAAGGTTCACCAGTTATTGAAGCAGACGCGAATTATGTAACAAATACCCAAAGAGGCACTTGCCTTGAAAAAAATGGTGTTACCATTCAAACATCAGAGCATGTATTAGCCGCTTTAGTGGGTTTAGATATTGATAATGCTATTGTTGAATTGAATGCTTCTGAACCACCAATAATGGATGGCTCTTCAAAGTTTTTTGTGGAAGCATTAGAGAAAGCTGGTATTACTGAACAGGATGAGTTTAGAGAAGAATATGTCGTTTCTGATGTCATTTCCTATTCTGATGAAGAATCAGGTAGCGAATTGATCGTTATGCCAGCTAAAGAATATCAAATCACGGCAATGGTTGATTTTGGCACAAAAGTTCTTGGAACACAAAATGCGACACTTAATCGTATTTCAGATTTTAAAAATGACATTTCAGATTCGAGAACATTTAGCTTTTTACATGAGCTTGAAATGTTACTGGAACACGGACTTATAAAAGGGGGAGACCTAAATAATGCTATTGTTTATGTCGATAAAGAGTTATCTCCAGAAACGATGGAAAAGTTAAAAATAGCATTTAACAAAGATTCAATCGCAATTAAGCCAAATGGGATATTAGATAATTTGACCTTACATTATCCTAATGAAGCTGCAAGGCATAAATTATTAGATGTTGTAGGCGATTTGGCATTGATTGGAACACGTATCAAAGGGAAAGTGATTGCTAATAAACCAGGTCACTTCATCAATACACAGTTTGCTAAAAAACTATCAAAGATTATTAAAAACGAACGTCGTAATAATGTTCCTCAAATAGATTTGAATCAAACACCTTTAATGGATGTGAATCAAATCATGGATATGCTGCCGCACAGACAGCCATTCTTACTATTAGACAAAGTATTTGAACTTTCAGAATCCCATGTAATTGGAATGAAAAATGTGACTATGAACGAAGAGTTCTTTAAAGGTCACTTTCCTGGGGCTCCAGTGATGCCTGGTGTTTTAATCGTTGAAGCGATGGCTCAAACAGGAGGGATTTTAGTCTTGAGTACAGTTCCTGATCCTGAAAATTACTTGACATTCTTTATGAAGATTGATAAAGTTAAATTCAAACAAAAGGTTGTACCCGGTGATACCTTGATATTTAAATGTGATTTAATTACACCTATACGCAGAGGAATTTGCCATATGCAAGGATATGCCTATGCCAATGGAAAACTATGTGCAGAAGCCGAATTAATGGCTCAAATTTCAAAAGTAAAATAA
- a CDS encoding UDP-3-O-(3-hydroxymyristoyl)glucosamine N-acyltransferase gives MKFPKTHTLKEIATIIATEYIGPDDFPVLGMNEIHVVEPGDIVFVDHPKYYDKALESAATIILINKKVDCPEGKALLISDDPFRDFNTLTLHFKPFQSSNTAISLSAKIGKNTIIQPNCFVGNNVTIGDNCIIHSNVSIYDDTIIGDHVTIHAGAILGASAFYYKNRPEGFDQLRSGGRVVIENNVDIGALCTIDKGVTADTIIGEGSKLDNQIQIGHDTVIGKKCLIASQVGIAGCVIIEDEVTIWGQVGITSGITIGKKAVISAKAGVSKSLEGHKSYFGIPADDFRSKYKEIAAIRKIPEILEKLKNL, from the coding sequence ATGAAATTCCCAAAGACTCACACACTCAAAGAAATTGCAACTATTATTGCAACGGAATATATAGGCCCAGATGATTTTCCTGTTTTAGGAATGAACGAAATTCATGTTGTAGAACCCGGAGATATCGTGTTTGTAGATCATCCCAAATATTACGATAAAGCCCTTGAGTCTGCTGCTACTATTATACTGATAAATAAAAAAGTAGATTGTCCTGAAGGAAAAGCACTTCTAATTAGTGATGATCCGTTTAGAGATTTTAATACATTAACACTTCACTTTAAACCATTTCAATCATCTAATACTGCGATTTCATTATCGGCCAAAATTGGTAAAAACACAATAATTCAACCTAATTGTTTTGTAGGAAATAATGTAACAATTGGCGATAATTGTATCATTCATTCCAACGTGAGTATTTATGATGACACCATTATAGGGGACCATGTTACAATTCATGCTGGTGCAATTTTAGGTGCTAGTGCATTTTACTATAAGAATCGCCCAGAAGGCTTTGATCAATTGCGTTCCGGTGGTCGCGTGGTTATAGAAAATAATGTAGATATTGGTGCATTATGTACCATTGATAAAGGTGTAACAGCTGATACGATAATTGGCGAAGGGTCTAAACTTGATAACCAAATTCAAATTGGACATGATACTGTCATTGGAAAAAAATGCCTCATTGCTTCTCAAGTTGGCATTGCAGGTTGCGTGATTATTGAAGATGAAGTGACAATTTGGGGACAAGTCGGCATCACAAGTGGAATTACCATCGGAAAAAAAGCAGTTATTTCTGCAAAAGCAGGAGTGAGTAAGTCATTGGAAGGTCATAAAAGCTATTTTGGAATTCCTGCAGATGATTTCAGAAGTAAATACAAAGAAATTGCTGCAATTAGAAAGATCCCTGAAATTCTTGAAAAACTAAAAAACTTATAA
- the fabG gene encoding 3-oxoacyl-[acyl-carrier-protein] reductase — protein MKLLEGKTAIITGASRGIGKGIAEVFAQHGANVAFTYSSSVEAANTLENELNSLGIKAKGYQSNAANFDDAQKLAEDVLAEFGSIDILVNNAGITKDNLLMRMGEDDFDKVIEVNLKSVFNMTKAVQRTMLKQRKGSIINMSSVVGVKGNAGQTNYAASKAGIIGFSKSVALELGSRNIRSNVIAPGFIETEMTAKLDEDTVKGWRNAIPLKRGGTPEDIANACVFLASDMSAYVTGQTLNVDGGMLT, from the coding sequence ATGAAACTTTTAGAAGGAAAAACGGCCATAATAACAGGTGCCAGCCGAGGAATCGGGAAAGGTATTGCGGAAGTTTTTGCACAACATGGTGCGAATGTAGCGTTTACATATAGTTCTTCAGTAGAAGCAGCAAATACATTAGAAAATGAATTGAATAGTCTAGGAATTAAAGCCAAAGGCTATCAAAGTAATGCCGCAAATTTTGACGATGCTCAAAAGTTAGCTGAGGATGTACTTGCAGAATTTGGAAGTATTGATATCCTAGTTAATAATGCAGGAATAACTAAAGACAATCTTCTCATGAGAATGGGCGAAGATGATTTTGATAAAGTTATTGAAGTCAACTTAAAATCGGTGTTTAATATGACTAAAGCCGTGCAACGCACCATGCTAAAACAACGAAAAGGTTCTATCATTAATATGAGTTCTGTTGTAGGTGTGAAAGGAAATGCTGGTCAAACCAATTATGCAGCCTCTAAAGCAGGTATAATAGGGTTTTCAAAATCTGTGGCTTTAGAACTGGGTTCAAGAAACATCAGAAGCAATGTGATTGCACCAGGGTTTATTGAAACTGAAATGACGGCTAAGTTAGACGAAGATACGGTCAAAGGTTGGCGTAATGCAATTCCTCTAAAACGTGGAGGCACACCCGAAGATATTGCCAATGCTTGTGTATTTTTAGCAAGTGATATGAGTGCCTATGTGACCGGTCAAACATTGAATGTTGATGGTGGAATGCTCACCTAA
- a CDS encoding nuclear transport factor 2 family protein encodes MTPKETVKAFYDLDLAKSDKAMDLIHKDCQLYWNSSKGFKSLDYDGIAAMLDGLKKAYLSFNYRISHLLQDGNTVAARYTIYGTPIERSEKEDALAHFISIWEVRDQKLYRCYEMSQLADDSSESLNSYAEIKV; translated from the coding sequence ATGACTCCAAAAGAAACAGTTAAAGCATTTTACGATTTAGATTTAGCGAAATCTGATAAAGCGATGGATTTAATTCACAAAGATTGTCAACTGTATTGGAACAGTAGCAAAGGTTTTAAGTCCTTAGATTATGACGGTATCGCTGCTATGCTTGACGGCTTAAAGAAAGCCTATTTATCCTTTAACTACAGAATAAGTCATTTACTTCAAGATGGCAATACGGTTGCGGCGCGTTATACCATTTATGGAACCCCTATTGAACGATCTGAGAAAGAAGATGCTCTAGCACATTTCATTTCTATTTGGGAAGTGAGAGATCAAAAACTTTACCGATGCTACGAGATGAGTCAGTTAGCTGATGATAGTTCTGAGAGTTTAAATTCTTATGCCGAAATAAAAGTTTAA
- the sucD gene encoding succinate--CoA ligase subunit alpha gives MSVLVNKDSKIIVQGFTGSEGTFHAGQMIEYGTNVVGGVTPGKGGQTHLDKPVFNTVAEAVKEVGADTTIIFVPPAFAADAIMEAADAGIKVIITITEGIPVADMIKASDYIKDRDCRLVGPNCPGVITPGEAKVGIMPGFVFKKGKVGIVSKSGTLTYEAADQVVKQGLGITTAIGIGGDPIIGTTTKEAVELLINDPETECVVMIGEIGGQLEADAAKWYQNSGSKKPIVGFIAGETAPAGRTMGHAGAIVGGSDDTAQAKKAIMRTCGIHVVESPAEIGKKVAEVLG, from the coding sequence ATGAGCGTTTTAGTTAATAAAGATTCAAAAATAATTGTTCAAGGTTTTACGGGAAGTGAAGGGACATTCCATGCAGGTCAAATGATTGAGTACGGAACTAACGTTGTTGGTGGTGTCACACCTGGTAAAGGAGGACAAACTCATTTAGATAAACCTGTATTTAATACCGTTGCCGAAGCAGTGAAAGAAGTTGGTGCCGATACAACAATTATTTTCGTTCCACCAGCGTTTGCTGCAGATGCAATTATGGAAGCTGCTGATGCTGGAATCAAAGTAATTATTACAATTACTGAAGGCATTCCTGTAGCCGATATGATTAAAGCCTCAGATTATATAAAAGATAGAGACTGCCGATTGGTAGGTCCTAACTGCCCTGGAGTGATTACACCCGGTGAAGCAAAAGTAGGCATTATGCCAGGTTTTGTATTTAAAAAAGGAAAGGTAGGTATTGTTTCTAAATCAGGAACATTAACTTATGAGGCGGCAGACCAAGTAGTAAAACAAGGACTAGGAATAACTACAGCTATCGGAATTGGTGGTGACCCTATCATTGGAACAACAACAAAAGAAGCAGTAGAATTGTTAATTAATGATCCAGAAACAGAATGTGTGGTGATGATTGGTGAAATTGGTGGACAATTAGAAGCCGATGCTGCAAAATGGTATCAAAATAGCGGAAGCAAAAAACCTATCGTAGGATTTATTGCCGGCGAAACTGCTCCTGCTGGACGCACAATGGGACATGCAGGTGCTATTGTAGGAGGTAGTGATGATACTGCTCAAGCTAAAAAAGCGATTATGAGAACGTGCGGAATTCACGTTGTTGAATCTCCTGCCGAAATAGGAAAAAAAGTAGCTGAAGTCTTAGGCTAA
- the efp gene encoding elongation factor P, with the protein MATTSDIRNGLCIRYNHDIYKIIEFLHVKPGKGPAFVRTKMKSVTTGKVLDNTFSAGHKIEDVRVETHKFQYLYNDGEFYHFMNEADYTQIRLLEAALDRPDLMKEGEVVTVLINTEDNMPLSVDMPASVILEVTATEPGVKGNTATNATKPATVETGASVNVPLFINEGDKIKIETDKGTYKERIKE; encoded by the coding sequence ATGGCAACAACATCAGATATCAGAAATGGATTATGCATTAGATACAATCACGATATCTATAAAATAATAGAATTTTTACACGTAAAACCGGGTAAAGGCCCTGCTTTTGTTAGAACAAAAATGAAAAGTGTTACAACCGGAAAGGTCTTAGATAATACCTTTTCTGCAGGACATAAAATCGAAGATGTGCGTGTTGAAACACATAAGTTTCAATATCTATACAACGACGGAGAATTCTATCATTTTATGAATGAGGCAGATTATACGCAAATTCGTTTGCTTGAGGCTGCTCTTGACAGACCAGACCTAATGAAAGAAGGTGAAGTTGTTACAGTGTTGATCAATACCGAAGACAATATGCCGTTGTCAGTAGATATGCCTGCAAGTGTTATTCTTGAAGTCACAGCTACAGAGCCAGGGGTAAAAGGTAATACGGCAACAAATGCAACCAAGCCTGCTACGGTTGAAACAGGAGCATCGGTTAATGTCCCATTATTTATTAATGAAGGAGACAAAATTAAAATTGAAACCGATAAAGGAACGTATAAAGAACGTATCAAGGAATAA
- a CDS encoding prohibitin family protein produces the protein MEKLPKIALPVIFVAIVLIILLAKSAVTIGSGEAGVLYKTFDKGVVTDKPPLGEGFHIIAPWNKVIVYEVRQQELFEKMKVLSSNGLEIQIDASAWYEPVYNDLGNLHQSLGENYLQRVIQPAIRSAARSVVGRYTPEQLYSSKRDAIQDEIYEETKVILSKQFVQLNEVLVRDVTLPNTIKDAIERKLKQEQESLEYEFRLVTAAKEAEKVIIEAEGKAESNRILSASLTDKILQDKGIDATMKLAESPNSKIIVIGSGDSGLPIILGNQ, from the coding sequence ATGGAAAAATTACCAAAAATTGCGTTGCCAGTAATATTTGTGGCAATCGTACTAATAATACTATTAGCGAAATCAGCTGTTACAATTGGTTCTGGTGAAGCAGGGGTATTATACAAAACATTTGACAAAGGGGTAGTAACTGATAAACCGCCTTTAGGTGAAGGGTTTCATATCATTGCGCCTTGGAATAAGGTGATTGTTTATGAAGTAAGACAGCAAGAATTATTCGAAAAAATGAAAGTATTATCATCTAACGGGTTAGAAATTCAAATTGATGCATCGGCATGGTATGAGCCAGTTTACAACGACCTCGGGAATCTTCACCAATCATTAGGTGAAAACTATTTGCAACGAGTAATTCAACCAGCAATTCGAAGTGCTGCGCGTAGTGTTGTAGGACGTTATACACCCGAACAATTATATTCTAGTAAACGTGATGCTATACAAGATGAAATATATGAGGAAACCAAGGTTATTTTAAGTAAGCAGTTTGTTCAGCTTAACGAAGTATTAGTTCGTGATGTCACCTTACCTAATACGATTAAAGATGCTATTGAACGTAAACTCAAACAAGAACAAGAATCTTTAGAATATGAGTTTAGACTTGTGACAGCGGCAAAAGAAGCAGAGAAAGTAATTATTGAGGCAGAAGGAAAAGCAGAATCAAATAGAATTTTAAGCGCTTCGTTAACCGATAAAATTTTGCAAGATAAAGGTATCGATGCAACGATGAAGCTTGCTGAATCTCCAAATAGTAAAATAATAGTTATTGGTTCTGGTGACTCAGGATTACCTATTATTTTAGGAAATCAATAG
- a CDS encoding HD domain-containing protein, which translates to MKTYNKLKIFNDPIYGFITIPNSLIFDLIEHKYFQRLRRISQMGLSYLVYPGAHHTRFHHAIGCMHLMQKAVNVLRFKEVTISDDEEKALYIAILLHDIGHGPFSHAMEHSIVNGISHEEISMRFMQKLNKEFNGSLTLAIQIFKGNYNRPFLCELISSQFDMDRADYLKRDSFYTGVAEGNINSERLITMLNVVDDSLVVEEKGIYSVEKFLVARRFMYWQVYLHKTGLVAEQLLMRVLKRAKELTNLGVKLNASDALTYFLNHEISAENFDDKTLDIFSRLDDTDIIAAMKEWQYHSDFILSNLCDMIINRELLRIKLKNKPIKASTLDKHINQLIEKYKISKDDAKYFVFIDEISNQAYQAENQRIKILQKTGKVVDITKASDQFSIKALSKPVTKYYICYPK; encoded by the coding sequence TTGAAGACATACAACAAACTTAAGATCTTTAACGATCCAATTTACGGATTTATTACGATTCCGAATTCTCTTATTTTCGATTTAATCGAGCATAAATACTTTCAGCGCTTACGTCGTATTTCGCAAATGGGCTTATCGTATCTTGTTTATCCTGGTGCTCATCACACACGTTTTCATCACGCTATTGGTTGTATGCATCTCATGCAAAAGGCTGTGAATGTGCTTCGTTTTAAGGAAGTTACAATTTCCGACGACGAAGAAAAGGCCTTATATATCGCTATTCTTTTACACGATATTGGTCATGGTCCGTTCTCTCACGCCATGGAACACAGTATCGTAAATGGCATTTCACATGAGGAAATTTCGATGCGTTTTATGCAAAAGCTCAATAAAGAATTTAACGGAAGTTTAACGCTAGCCATTCAAATTTTTAAAGGAAATTATAATAGACCGTTTTTATGTGAGCTCATATCAAGTCAGTTTGATATGGATCGCGCCGATTATCTAAAACGTGATAGCTTTTATACAGGTGTCGCTGAAGGTAATATTAATAGCGAACGTTTAATTACCATGTTAAACGTTGTCGACGATTCATTGGTGGTTGAAGAAAAAGGCATCTATAGTGTGGAGAAGTTTTTAGTTGCTAGACGATTTATGTATTGGCAGGTTTACTTGCATAAAACAGGTTTAGTAGCTGAACAGTTGTTAATGCGTGTATTGAAACGTGCTAAAGAACTTACAAACTTAGGAGTGAAGCTTAATGCGAGTGATGCGTTAACTTATTTTCTTAACCATGAAATCTCTGCAGAAAACTTCGATGATAAAACCTTAGATATCTTTTCTCGCTTGGACGATACCGATATTATAGCAGCTATGAAAGAATGGCAATACCATAGTGATTTCATTTTAAGTAATCTTTGTGATATGATCATTAATAGAGAACTCTTGAGGATTAAACTAAAAAATAAACCCATAAAGGCATCAACTTTAGATAAACATATCAATCAACTTATTGAAAAATATAAGATTTCAAAAGATGATGCAAAGTATTTTGTGTTTATCGATGAAATTTCAAATCAGGCATATCAGGCTGAAAACCAGCGTATAAAAATATTACAAAAAACAGGAAAGGTGGTTGATATCACAAAAGCATCAGATCAATTTAGTATCAAAGCCCTTTCTAAACCTGTAACTAAATATTATATCTGTTATCCTAAATAA
- the lpxD gene encoding UDP-3-O-(3-hydroxymyristoyl)glucosamine N-acyltransferase produces the protein MNFTAQQIAGILEGEIIGNPEIEVSRLSKIEEGTEGSLTFLANPKYKPYIYSTKASITIVNKTFEPENEISTTLIKVDDAYESFSKLLEYYNQIKLNKQGVEQPSFISDSAVLGDDIYIGAFSYIGENVSMGKNVKVFPGSYVGDNVTIGDNTIVFAGAKIYAECRIGKNCVINSGAIIGADGFGFAPNGKGEYSKVPQIGNVIIEDFVDVGAATTIDRATLGSTIIRRGVKLDNQIQIAHNVEIGKNTVIAAQTGIAGSTKIGENCQIGGQVGIVGHITIGNNVKIQAQSGIGGNIKDNEILQGSPALNLADYNKSYVHFKNLPKIVKNINELEKKVHGNN, from the coding sequence ATGAACTTTACTGCACAACAAATAGCTGGAATTTTAGAAGGGGAAATCATAGGTAATCCTGAGATTGAAGTTTCTAGGCTTTCAAAGATTGAAGAGGGTACAGAAGGATCTTTAACCTTTTTGGCGAACCCAAAATATAAGCCGTATATTTATTCAACAAAGGCATCCATTACCATCGTTAATAAAACTTTTGAGCCTGAAAATGAGATCTCTACAACACTTATTAAAGTAGATGACGCCTATGAATCGTTTTCTAAATTATTAGAGTATTACAATCAGATAAAATTAAATAAACAAGGTGTTGAACAGCCTTCTTTTATTTCTGATTCTGCAGTATTAGGAGATGATATTTATATTGGAGCGTTTAGTTATATTGGTGAGAATGTGAGTATGGGAAAAAATGTAAAGGTTTTTCCAGGTTCGTATGTAGGTGATAATGTTACTATTGGAGATAATACCATCGTTTTTGCAGGCGCAAAAATATATGCTGAATGTAGAATCGGTAAAAATTGTGTTATTAATTCTGGTGCAATCATAGGAGCCGACGGTTTTGGATTTGCACCTAACGGAAAAGGAGAGTATAGCAAAGTGCCTCAAATTGGAAATGTCATCATTGAGGACTTTGTAGATGTTGGTGCTGCCACAACAATTGATAGAGCAACTTTAGGGTCTACAATCATAAGAAGAGGCGTGAAACTCGATAACCAGATTCAAATTGCTCATAATGTTGAAATTGGTAAAAATACCGTTATTGCTGCTCAAACAGGAATTGCTGGGTCTACTAAAATTGGTGAAAATTGCCAAATTGGCGGACAAGTAGGAATTGTGGGACATATCACGATTGGTAACAATGTTAAAATTCAGGCACAATCTGGAATCGGAGGTAATATAAAAGATAATGAAATATTACAAGGTTCACCTGCATTGAATTTAGCAGACTATAACAAATCATATGTGCATTTTAAAAATCTTCCGAAAATTGTGAAGAATATCAATGAATTAGAGAAAAAAGTACATGGCAATAATTAA
- the hisG gene encoding ATP phosphoribosyltransferase, which produces MSKLKIAVQKSGRLHDDSMKILKDVGISIDNGKDQLKASAKNFPLEAFYLRNGDIPQYLKDGVVDAAIIGENVLIEKGNGITIMEKLGFSSCKVSVAVPKSVHYNSIQDLEGKRIATSYPNTVNQFLEKHKVNANLHIINGSVEIAPNIGLADAIVDIVSSGSTLFKNGLKEAEVLLKSQAVLAVSPLISEENQLILNKLQFRLQSVLKGRRNKYVLLNAPNDKLDAIINILPGMNSPTILPLAKEGWSSLHSVINKNEFWDIIDELKLNGAEGILVCPIENMVV; this is translated from the coding sequence ATGAGTAAATTAAAAATTGCAGTACAAAAATCAGGAAGGCTTCATGATGACTCCATGAAAATTTTGAAAGATGTGGGAATTTCTATTGATAATGGAAAGGATCAGTTAAAAGCATCTGCTAAAAACTTTCCTTTAGAAGCGTTTTATTTAAGAAATGGAGATATCCCTCAGTATTTAAAAGACGGTGTCGTTGACGCAGCTATTATAGGTGAGAATGTCTTAATTGAAAAAGGAAACGGTATCACAATCATGGAAAAATTAGGTTTTTCATCGTGTAAAGTTTCTGTTGCTGTACCAAAATCCGTGCATTACAATTCCATTCAAGATCTTGAAGGCAAACGAATTGCAACATCATACCCCAATACTGTTAATCAGTTCCTAGAAAAACATAAGGTGAATGCTAATCTTCATATCATAAATGGTTCTGTCGAGATTGCTCCAAATATTGGGTTAGCTGATGCCATTGTGGATATTGTCTCCAGTGGAAGTACCTTGTTTAAAAACGGATTAAAAGAAGCAGAAGTCCTTCTTAAATCTCAAGCCGTATTAGCGGTGTCTCCATTAATTTCCGAAGAGAATCAGTTGATTTTAAATAAACTTCAGTTTAGACTTCAGTCCGTTCTTAAAGGAAGACGAAACAAATACGTTTTATTAAATGCACCAAATGATAAGCTAGACGCTATCATCAATATATTACCCGGGATGAACAGCCCAACCATTTTACCTTTGGCTAAAGAGGGTTGGAGCTCGTTACATTCTGTAATTAATAAGAATGAATTCTGGGATATTATAGATGAGCTTAAACTAAATGGAGCAGAAGGAATTTTA